The Williamsia sp. DF01-3 genome has a window encoding:
- a CDS encoding ABC transporter ATP-binding protein, with protein sequence MSGPDLSKSPTSSGATAAPGGLSHAELAATPEEHRKLAANALLRADDITAGYLPGINILEECNFYLDDGEIVGIIGPNGAGKSTLLKTLFGLIPVRVGAVTLRGDNITSAKAHVLVTKGVGYVPQTQNVFPALTIEENLEMGIYLRPKKFNERFDFVSELFPLLAERRKVKAGALSGGERQMVAMGRALMMEPSVLLLDEPSAGLSPMFQDEVFIRIKKINATGVSVILVEQNARRCLQICDRGYVLDQGRNAYTDTGTNLANDPKIIELYLGTLAGSAEKK encoded by the coding sequence ATGAGTGGACCGGACCTCTCGAAATCGCCCACCTCATCGGGCGCAACCGCGGCGCCGGGCGGGCTCAGCCACGCTGAATTGGCCGCCACGCCTGAGGAACACCGCAAGCTGGCGGCCAACGCACTGCTACGCGCCGATGACATCACCGCGGGCTATCTACCAGGTATCAATATCCTCGAGGAGTGCAACTTCTACCTCGACGACGGTGAGATCGTCGGGATCATCGGGCCCAACGGCGCCGGTAAATCGACGTTGCTCAAGACCCTGTTCGGACTGATCCCGGTGCGGGTCGGAGCGGTGACGCTCCGCGGAGACAACATCACCTCGGCCAAGGCGCACGTGCTGGTCACCAAGGGTGTGGGCTACGTCCCGCAGACCCAGAACGTCTTCCCTGCTCTCACCATCGAAGAGAACCTCGAGATGGGAATTTACCTGCGTCCCAAGAAGTTCAACGAGCGCTTCGACTTCGTGTCCGAGCTGTTTCCTCTGCTCGCCGAACGTCGCAAGGTGAAAGCCGGAGCACTGTCCGGTGGCGAACGTCAGATGGTGGCCATGGGCCGGGCTCTGATGATGGAGCCTTCGGTACTGCTTCTCGACGAGCCGTCGGCAGGATTGTCCCCGATGTTCCAGGACGAGGTGTTCATCCGGATCAAGAAGATCAACGCCACCGGCGTCTCGGTGATCCTCGTGGAGCAGAACGCTCGACGTTGCCTGCAGATCTGCGATCGTGGCTATGTGCTCGACCAGGGCCGCAATGCCTATACCGACACCGGTACCAACCTCGCCAACGACCCGAAGATCATCGAGCTGTATCTCGGGACGCTGGCGGGAAGTGCCGAGAAGAAATAG
- a CDS encoding RNA polymerase sigma factor codes for MEAAKIIATLTRMVGDVGVAEDLAQEALIQALTQWSESGVPRNPGAWLTTVAKRRAVDGWRRQERLDAKYVEMARDLDSRPDADLGWDPDHIDDDVLRLVFVSAHPVLSREGQIALTLRVVGGLTAEEIAKAFLVSTSTVQQRIVRAKKTLSAARVPFEVPPREDYPRRLSAVLSVIYLVFNEGYAASSGDRWIRTELCDEALRLGRVLAGLVPDEPEVHSLVALMEFQASRFAARAAQDGSPILLADQDRSRWDRTQIRRGVAALARADACGRGRGPYGLQAALAECHASAPTADDTDWSRIVLLYEALGRLSPSPVIELNRAVAVSMASGPAAALDIVDGLVADGMLARSHLLPAVRGELLGQLGRVDEARTELLAAAGMTGNQRERDVLLAKARAFDA; via the coding sequence ATGGAGGCAGCCAAGATCATCGCCACCCTGACACGGATGGTGGGTGATGTCGGTGTCGCCGAGGACCTGGCGCAGGAGGCGCTGATCCAGGCGCTGACGCAGTGGTCGGAGTCGGGTGTCCCGCGAAATCCGGGCGCCTGGCTCACCACCGTGGCCAAGCGAAGGGCAGTCGATGGCTGGCGTCGGCAGGAACGTCTCGACGCGAAGTATGTGGAGATGGCCCGCGACCTGGACTCCAGGCCGGATGCCGACCTGGGCTGGGACCCCGACCACATCGACGACGACGTGTTGCGACTGGTCTTCGTCTCCGCCCACCCGGTGCTGTCGCGGGAGGGACAGATCGCTCTGACGTTGAGAGTCGTCGGTGGTCTCACCGCCGAAGAGATCGCCAAGGCGTTCCTCGTGTCCACGTCTACCGTTCAGCAGCGCATCGTGCGCGCGAAGAAAACGCTCAGCGCAGCTCGGGTGCCGTTCGAGGTGCCGCCCCGCGAGGACTATCCGCGCCGGCTTTCCGCCGTGCTCAGTGTGATCTACCTGGTGTTCAACGAGGGTTACGCGGCGTCGTCCGGCGATCGGTGGATCCGAACCGAGTTGTGCGACGAGGCGTTGCGGCTCGGCCGGGTCCTGGCAGGACTTGTTCCCGACGAACCCGAAGTGCACTCGCTCGTGGCGTTGATGGAGTTCCAGGCATCCCGTTTTGCCGCTCGCGCAGCACAGGACGGTTCGCCGATCCTGCTGGCCGACCAAGACCGCAGTCGGTGGGACCGTACCCAGATCCGTCGAGGCGTCGCGGCGCTGGCTCGCGCCGACGCATGCGGTCGCGGGCGCGGCCCCTACGGTCTGCAGGCGGCGCTGGCCGAATGCCATGCGAGCGCGCCGACTGCCGACGACACCGACTGGTCACGCATCGTCCTGCTCTATGAGGCGCTCGGTCGCCTGTCACCGTCTCCCGTCATCGAGCTCAACCGAGCTGTCGCGGTGTCGATGGCCTCCGGACCGGCGGCAGCACTCGACATCGTCGACGGACTCGTCGCAGACGGTATGTTGGCACGCTCGCACCTGCTTCCGGCAGTGCGCGGCGAGCTCCTGGGGCAGCTCGGGCGGGTTGACGAGGCACGGACCGAATTGCTGGCCGCGGCGGGGATGACCGGAAACCAAAGGGAGCGAGACGTTCTCCTCGCGAAGGCTCGCGCATTCGACGCGTGA
- a CDS encoding YciI family protein yields MRYMLIMRTTEEAIEASKSMDFEEIIAAMGAYNESLMKAGVLLAGEGLSGAEEGFVVDFDSDPPVVTDGPYAEAKELFSGFWILQVASKEEAAQWASRCPLGPGVKLEVRRVTEVEDFPADNEWIQKEEKWREELDQRTS; encoded by the coding sequence ATGCGCTACATGCTGATCATGCGGACCACCGAAGAAGCCATCGAGGCGAGCAAGTCGATGGACTTCGAGGAGATCATCGCCGCCATGGGGGCGTACAACGAGTCGTTGATGAAGGCGGGGGTACTCCTCGCCGGTGAAGGCCTCTCGGGCGCAGAAGAAGGCTTCGTGGTGGACTTCGACTCCGACCCGCCCGTGGTCACCGACGGCCCGTACGCCGAGGCGAAAGAACTCTTCAGCGGCTTCTGGATCCTGCAGGTCGCGAGCAAAGAGGAAGCGGCGCAATGGGCTTCGCGTTGCCCGCTGGGCCCGGGCGTGAAACTTGAGGTGCGCCGCGTCACCGAGGTCGAGGACTTCCCGGCCGACAACGAGTGGATTCAGAAGGAAGAGAAGTGGCGAGAGGAGCTCGATCAGCGCACCAGCTGA
- a CDS encoding ANTAR domain-containing response regulator — protein sequence MATTDASAAQAKEPAATVRRVLVAEDDSLIRMDLIEMLREEGYDVVGEAPNGQVAVDLTEELRPDLVIMDVKMPVRDGIDAAAEIASKRLAAVVMLTAFSQRDFVEKARDAGAMAYLVKPFTKADLVPTIEVAVSRYTELNVLERDVADLTERLEIRKLVERAKGILMESHSFSEPDAFKWIQRAAMDRRTTMKAVAEVVIETLGNKAK from the coding sequence ATGGCAACGACGGACGCAAGTGCAGCTCAGGCCAAGGAGCCGGCAGCAACGGTCCGCCGTGTCCTGGTTGCCGAAGACGATTCCTTGATCCGGATGGACCTCATCGAGATGTTGCGCGAAGAGGGCTACGACGTGGTGGGGGAGGCTCCCAACGGTCAGGTGGCCGTCGACCTCACCGAGGAGTTGCGGCCCGACCTCGTCATCATGGACGTGAAGATGCCCGTCCGGGACGGTATCGACGCAGCAGCGGAGATCGCGAGCAAACGCCTGGCGGCCGTCGTGATGCTGACCGCCTTCAGCCAGCGTGATTTTGTCGAGAAGGCCCGCGACGCGGGTGCGATGGCGTATCTGGTCAAACCCTTCACCAAAGCCGACTTGGTGCCGACCATCGAGGTCGCGGTGAGCCGGTACACCGAACTCAATGTCCTGGAACGCGATGTCGCCGACCTCACCGAACGTCTTGAGATCCGCAAATTGGTGGAACGCGCAAAGGGCATCTTGATGGAGTCGCATTCGTTCAGCGAGCCCGACGCTTTCAAGTGGATTCAGCGGGCGGCGATGGATCGCCGCACCACGATGAAGGCGGTGGCCGAAGTGGTCATCGAAACCCTCGGCAACAAGGCCAAATAA
- the polA gene encoding DNA polymerase I — protein MSPAQISKPGRTSAKSASKAQQPTLMLLDGHSLAFRAFFALPAENFKTASGQTTNAVYGFTSMLINLLRDENPSHIAAAFDVSRQTFRAEVFPEYKAQRSSAPDEFRGQIDLTKDVLGAMGIPVLAREGYEADDIIATLTTQAAEQGFRVLVVTGDRDALQLVTDNVTVLYPKRGVSELTRFTPEEVEKKYGLTPSQYPDFAALRGDPSDNLPGIPGVGEKTASKWIREYGSLSGLVENADKVKGKVGDAFRAHVASVQMNRQLTELVRDMDLPIGPDDLQLAPWDRNQIHQLFDDLEFRVLRDRLFTTLTSAEPEAESGFDLRGSQLGAGQVADWLAAHAAPGTGRAGLTIVGPRQVYGSDVTGIAIAAADGESAYLDPAEIGPADEEAIADWLADTNAAKAIHEAKWAFHALRGRGWRLGGVTSDTSLAAYLVRPGQRSFNLDDLALRYLRRELRADAAPDDGQLSLLDEDSGAQAAADQAMLQAQAVGELADRFDEELAKIDSASLLTDMELPLLFVLAELEAAGIAIDSAHLEDLESGFAARVRQSAEAAYEVIGEQINLGSPKQLQVVLFDKLEMPKTKKTKTGYTTDADALLAMFEKTGHPFLEHLLAHRDATRLKVTVDGLLKSVSDDGRVHTTFNQTIAATGRLSSTEPNLQNIPVRTDAGRQIRQGFVVGSGFETLMTADYSQIEMRIMAHLSGDAGLIEAFNTGEDLHSFVGSRAFGVPIDEVTPDMRRRVKAMSYGLAYGLSAFGLSAQLKISTSEAKEQMEAYFTRFGGVRDYLHETVEEARRNEYTSTLFGRRRYLPDLNSDNRQRRDVAERAALNAPIQGTAADIIKVAMIDVQRALADQNLTSRMLLQVHDELVFEVAPGEKEQLESLVRAKMGGAIELSVPLDVSIGYGRSWDEAAH, from the coding sequence GTGAGTCCTGCCCAGATCAGCAAACCCGGCCGTACATCGGCGAAATCAGCGTCCAAGGCGCAGCAGCCGACCTTGATGCTGCTCGATGGTCACTCGTTGGCGTTCCGCGCATTTTTCGCGCTACCCGCCGAGAACTTCAAGACCGCATCAGGTCAGACCACCAACGCCGTGTACGGGTTCACCTCCATGTTGATCAACCTGCTTCGCGACGAGAATCCGAGCCACATCGCGGCCGCCTTCGACGTGTCGCGACAGACGTTCCGTGCCGAGGTGTTCCCGGAGTACAAGGCCCAGCGCAGCTCGGCGCCTGACGAATTCCGTGGCCAGATCGACCTCACCAAGGACGTCCTGGGGGCAATGGGCATCCCGGTTCTGGCCCGGGAGGGTTACGAAGCCGACGACATCATCGCCACGTTGACCACCCAGGCAGCAGAGCAGGGTTTCCGCGTCCTGGTGGTCACCGGTGACCGCGACGCGCTGCAACTGGTGACCGACAACGTCACCGTCCTCTACCCCAAACGCGGCGTCTCGGAGTTGACGCGGTTCACCCCGGAGGAGGTGGAGAAGAAGTACGGGCTGACGCCTTCGCAGTACCCTGACTTCGCCGCGCTGCGCGGTGACCCGTCGGACAATCTCCCCGGCATTCCCGGTGTGGGGGAGAAGACCGCATCGAAGTGGATCCGGGAGTACGGGTCGCTGTCGGGTCTGGTGGAAAACGCAGACAAGGTGAAAGGCAAAGTGGGCGACGCCTTTCGCGCCCACGTGGCCAGTGTTCAGATGAACCGCCAGCTCACCGAGCTGGTCCGTGACATGGACCTGCCGATCGGTCCCGACGACCTGCAGCTGGCGCCGTGGGACCGCAACCAGATTCACCAGCTGTTCGACGACCTCGAGTTCCGGGTGCTGCGGGACCGGTTGTTCACCACCCTCACCTCGGCCGAGCCAGAAGCCGAGTCAGGCTTCGATCTACGGGGCAGCCAGCTCGGCGCGGGCCAGGTTGCGGATTGGCTCGCCGCGCACGCGGCGCCCGGCACCGGCCGGGCAGGCCTCACGATTGTCGGGCCCCGGCAGGTCTACGGGTCGGACGTCACAGGCATCGCGATCGCTGCGGCCGATGGCGAGTCGGCATACCTCGATCCTGCCGAGATCGGGCCGGCGGACGAGGAGGCGATCGCCGATTGGCTGGCCGACACCAACGCTGCCAAAGCCATCCACGAGGCCAAGTGGGCTTTCCACGCACTTCGGGGTCGCGGCTGGCGTCTCGGCGGGGTCACCAGTGACACGTCGCTCGCCGCCTATCTGGTACGTCCTGGGCAACGATCGTTCAACCTCGATGACCTCGCCCTGCGGTACCTCCGGCGTGAACTACGCGCCGACGCCGCCCCCGACGACGGTCAGCTCTCGTTGCTCGACGAGGATTCCGGCGCCCAGGCCGCGGCCGACCAGGCGATGCTGCAGGCCCAAGCCGTCGGTGAGCTGGCCGACCGCTTCGACGAGGAGTTGGCGAAGATCGACTCGGCCTCACTCCTGACGGACATGGAGCTGCCACTGCTCTTTGTCCTGGCAGAACTCGAAGCAGCCGGCATCGCCATCGATTCAGCACATCTCGAGGATCTCGAGTCAGGGTTTGCTGCGCGAGTGCGCCAATCCGCGGAAGCGGCCTACGAGGTGATCGGCGAGCAGATCAACCTGGGATCGCCGAAGCAGTTGCAGGTCGTGCTGTTCGACAAACTCGAGATGCCCAAGACCAAGAAGACCAAGACCGGGTACACCACCGACGCCGATGCGCTGCTCGCGATGTTCGAGAAGACGGGGCACCCGTTCCTGGAACATCTTCTGGCGCACCGCGACGCCACGCGGCTCAAGGTCACGGTCGACGGACTGCTGAAGTCCGTCTCGGACGACGGACGGGTGCACACCACCTTCAACCAGACCATCGCGGCGACCGGACGGTTGTCGTCCACCGAGCCGAACCTCCAGAACATCCCGGTCCGTACCGATGCCGGCCGACAGATCCGCCAGGGGTTTGTCGTGGGTTCGGGTTTCGAGACGTTGATGACGGCCGACTACAGCCAGATCGAGATGCGGATCATGGCGCATCTGTCCGGCGACGCGGGGTTGATCGAGGCCTTCAACACCGGTGAGGACCTCCACAGCTTTGTCGGGTCGCGTGCTTTCGGCGTGCCCATCGACGAGGTGACCCCCGACATGCGCCGCCGGGTCAAGGCGATGAGCTACGGGCTCGCGTACGGACTCAGTGCCTTCGGCTTGTCGGCACAGCTCAAGATCAGCACGAGCGAAGCAAAAGAACAGATGGAGGCCTACTTCACCCGGTTCGGCGGGGTGCGCGACTACCTGCACGAAACCGTCGAAGAGGCCCGCCGCAACGAGTACACGTCCACCTTGTTCGGTCGCCGTCGCTACCTGCCCGACCTCAACAGCGACAACCGGCAACGACGCGACGTCGCCGAGCGAGCGGCGCTCAACGCGCCCATCCAGGGCACGGCGGCCGACATCATCAAGGTCGCCATGATCGACGTCCAACGGGCGCTCGCAGACCAGAACCTGACGTCGCGCATGTTGCTGCAGGTGCACGACGAGTTGGTGTTCGAGGTCGCGCCGGGTGAGAAAGAGCAACTGGAGTCCCTGGTCCGCGCAAAGATGGGTGGGGCGATCGAGTTGTCGGTGCCGTTGGACGTGTCGATCGGCTACGGCCGGTCATGGGACGAGGCCGCGCACTAA
- a CDS encoding branched-chain amino acid ABC transporter permease: MPRHAQRARVLGAKLGAGALLTLLASLLLAGIVGTGSAVATPAPSSDDTVRVFGTLRNGSEPVAEVKVDAKDQAGAVVQSSTSSDTGAWTMNLPPGTYSVVIDKSTIPSGVEVQKDTVAVTVTAGSPRPVIFLFGEERTATEIGAAEELTRLAIDGLRFGLIIAITGVGLSLIFGTTGLTNFAHGELVTLGAVVAWAINVKLGVQLIPATILAIIVGIGVGILNELAIWRPLRRRRSGLIAMLVVSIGLALVMRYGILIFFSDRAEPFDDYQVQTQIGSGAFAITPVNLWCIIISLVVLLLVALMLQKTRIGKAMRAVADNRDLAASSGINVDRVILFVWALSGGLATLGGVLFAMSELGGRVQWEMGFKLLLLMFAGITLGGLGTAYGALLGCVIVGLLVQVSTYWINPDLKYIGGLLVLIVILTIRPQGILGSRARIG; this comes from the coding sequence ATGCCCCGTCATGCTCAGCGAGCACGGGTCTTGGGAGCCAAGTTAGGGGCAGGCGCTCTCCTGACCTTGCTGGCATCGCTTCTACTTGCCGGGATAGTCGGCACCGGAAGCGCTGTCGCCACCCCAGCTCCATCCTCAGACGACACCGTCCGGGTGTTCGGAACGCTGCGAAATGGTTCCGAGCCCGTCGCAGAAGTGAAAGTCGACGCCAAAGACCAGGCCGGCGCCGTGGTCCAGTCGTCCACCTCCTCCGACACAGGGGCGTGGACGATGAACCTGCCGCCCGGCACCTACTCGGTGGTCATCGACAAGTCGACCATCCCGAGTGGGGTCGAGGTACAGAAAGACACCGTCGCGGTCACGGTCACGGCCGGCTCTCCACGGCCGGTGATCTTCCTCTTCGGTGAGGAACGCACCGCCACGGAGATCGGCGCCGCCGAGGAACTCACGCGGCTGGCGATCGACGGTCTGAGATTCGGTCTCATCATCGCGATCACCGGCGTCGGCCTGAGCCTCATCTTCGGCACCACCGGACTGACCAACTTCGCCCATGGCGAGCTGGTGACCCTGGGTGCTGTGGTGGCCTGGGCGATCAACGTCAAACTCGGTGTCCAGCTGATACCGGCGACCATCCTGGCGATCATCGTCGGCATAGGTGTCGGCATCCTCAACGAACTCGCCATCTGGCGGCCGCTACGGCGACGCCGATCCGGACTCATCGCGATGCTGGTGGTGTCGATCGGATTGGCGCTCGTCATGCGCTACGGAATCCTGATCTTCTTCTCCGACCGCGCCGAACCGTTCGACGACTACCAGGTGCAGACGCAGATCGGTTCCGGCGCGTTCGCGATCACCCCGGTCAACCTGTGGTGCATCATCATCAGCCTCGTCGTGCTGCTGCTGGTGGCGCTGATGCTGCAGAAGACGCGGATCGGAAAGGCCATGCGAGCCGTTGCCGACAACCGTGACCTCGCCGCATCGTCCGGTATCAACGTGGACCGCGTCATCCTTTTCGTCTGGGCCTTGTCAGGCGGTCTCGCAACCCTCGGCGGCGTTCTCTTCGCGATGTCCGAACTGGGTGGCCGTGTCCAATGGGAGATGGGTTTCAAATTGCTTCTGCTCATGTTCGCCGGCATCACCCTCGGCGGACTCGGAACGGCCTACGGCGCGCTGCTGGGCTGTGTGATCGTGGGCCTTCTGGTCCAGGTTTCCACCTACTGGATCAACCCCGACCTCAAGTACATCGGTGGCCTTCTCGTTCTCATCGTCATTCTCACCATCAGACCCCAGGGCATCCTCGGGTCCAGAGCGAGGATCGGCTGA
- a CDS encoding ABC transporter substrate-binding protein, with protein MSHRYLLRGTIAAAVSVMAIAGCSSDDSDDTATTGGATGASASSSTEATTNTDCGENADKATPGPVSTAPLKIGTLLPATGSLAFLGPPEFAGVKLAVQDVNAAGGVLDQPVQQIDGDSGDTTTDTANATVDRELAAGTQVIVGAASSSVSLKVIDKISNAGAVMFSPANTSDEFTCYADKGQYFRTAPADTLQAQALAQVMAEGGVQRVAILAMNDPYGTGLAKNTVSDLEAAGIPADQIKTIIYDPNAQSFNAEVDQVKNFNPDGIAVIGFEESAKIITRMNEVKIGPKDKLVFGVDGNMGNALGESVGPGILEGMKGTTPLTNVGPQFEARLKTADPALIDFNYAGESYDAVVISALAAEVAKSTNGRSIAANINAVTEGGTKCKTFEECLPLAKAGTDLDYDGVTGELAFVTAGEPSVGSYGVLEFDGNNKLIAPVADYKVVKGN; from the coding sequence ATGTCCCACAGATATCTCTTGAGGGGAACGATTGCCGCGGCGGTTTCCGTCATGGCAATTGCCGGCTGTAGTTCAGACGATTCTGACGACACGGCGACGACCGGAGGCGCGACCGGTGCATCCGCGTCTTCGTCCACGGAGGCGACAACCAACACCGACTGTGGTGAGAACGCCGACAAGGCGACGCCAGGACCGGTCAGCACGGCCCCCCTGAAGATCGGCACGCTGCTCCCCGCCACGGGAAGCCTGGCGTTCCTCGGACCGCCTGAGTTCGCAGGCGTCAAGTTGGCCGTGCAGGATGTGAACGCGGCAGGCGGCGTGCTCGACCAGCCGGTTCAGCAGATCGACGGTGACTCCGGAGACACCACAACCGACACCGCCAACGCCACCGTGGACCGCGAGCTCGCAGCCGGTACCCAGGTGATCGTCGGTGCCGCATCCTCGTCGGTGTCGCTGAAGGTCATCGACAAGATCAGCAATGCCGGTGCAGTGATGTTCTCGCCGGCGAACACCTCCGATGAGTTCACCTGCTACGCAGACAAGGGCCAGTACTTCCGTACCGCTCCTGCCGACACCCTGCAGGCACAGGCGCTTGCACAGGTCATGGCCGAGGGCGGCGTGCAGCGTGTTGCCATCCTGGCGATGAACGACCCGTACGGCACCGGTCTGGCCAAGAACACCGTCTCCGATCTCGAGGCCGCGGGCATCCCGGCCGACCAGATCAAGACGATCATCTACGACCCCAACGCGCAGTCGTTCAACGCCGAGGTCGACCAGGTCAAGAACTTCAATCCAGACGGCATTGCCGTCATCGGATTCGAGGAGAGCGCCAAGATCATCACCCGCATGAACGAGGTGAAGATCGGACCGAAGGACAAGCTCGTCTTCGGCGTCGACGGCAACATGGGCAACGCCCTGGGTGAGTCGGTCGGTCCGGGCATCCTCGAGGGAATGAAGGGCACCACGCCGCTGACGAACGTCGGCCCGCAGTTCGAGGCTCGTCTCAAGACCGCCGACCCGGCACTGATCGACTTCAACTACGCCGGTGAGAGTTACGACGCGGTGGTCATCTCCGCGCTCGCCGCCGAAGTGGCGAAGTCGACCAATGGCCGTTCGATCGCAGCGAACATCAACGCTGTGACCGAGGGTGGCACCAAGTGCAAGACATTTGAGGAATGCCTCCCGCTGGCGAAGGCCGGCACTGACCTCGATTATGACGGTGTCACAGGCGAATTGGCCTTCGTCACCGCCGGTGAGCCGTCAGTTGGTTCGTACGGTGTGCTCGAGTTCGACGGCAACAACAAGTTGATCGCCCCTGTCGCCGACTACAAGGTGGTCAAGGGCAACTGA
- a CDS encoding branched-chain amino acid ABC transporter permease — protein sequence MDLISALQTSFAQLIGPSAVFYALLAIGLNLHFGYAGLLNFGQIGFALLGAYGVGIMADNYDQPLWVGAIVGIVAAAILALVLGLPTLRLRADYLAIVTIAASEILRLVFRSTASDDLTHSTNGIFGYADGFFDYSPFANGKQYSFFGVKFQGTDLWAMVVGWAIVLLLCLLVWLLVRSPWGRVLKAVREDEDAARSLGKNAYFYKMQALVLGGCIGGVAGVYNALQTQSINPDFYSTAQTFFAYGALILGGAATVFGPVVGAMLFWFLLAIPDALLRQVTSGPDPWFEMTQQQVGATRYVLLGLAIALMMVFRPQGILGNKREVQLDA from the coding sequence ATGGATCTCATCTCTGCACTTCAGACGTCGTTTGCCCAATTGATCGGTCCCTCAGCGGTTTTCTATGCGCTGTTGGCGATCGGGCTGAACCTGCACTTCGGCTACGCCGGACTGCTCAACTTCGGTCAGATCGGTTTCGCCCTGCTCGGCGCCTACGGCGTCGGCATCATGGCCGACAATTACGACCAGCCACTGTGGGTGGGTGCGATCGTCGGTATCGTCGCGGCCGCGATCTTGGCCCTTGTGCTCGGTTTGCCCACACTTCGATTACGGGCCGACTATCTGGCCATCGTGACGATTGCGGCGTCGGAGATCTTGCGATTGGTCTTCCGGTCCACCGCCTCCGATGACCTGACGCACTCGACCAACGGCATCTTCGGATACGCGGACGGGTTCTTCGACTACAGCCCGTTCGCCAACGGCAAGCAGTACTCGTTCTTCGGCGTCAAGTTCCAGGGCACAGACCTCTGGGCGATGGTGGTCGGCTGGGCGATCGTGCTGTTGCTCTGTCTCCTGGTGTGGCTGCTCGTACGCAGTCCCTGGGGTCGCGTCCTCAAGGCTGTTCGCGAGGACGAGGACGCCGCCCGGTCGCTGGGTAAGAACGCCTACTTCTACAAGATGCAAGCCCTGGTGCTCGGTGGTTGCATCGGTGGCGTGGCGGGTGTCTACAACGCGCTGCAAACCCAGTCGATCAACCCCGACTTCTACTCCACGGCGCAGACCTTCTTCGCCTACGGAGCACTGATTCTCGGCGGCGCCGCCACGGTATTCGGGCCGGTTGTCGGCGCGATGCTGTTCTGGTTCCTGCTGGCCATCCCCGATGCCTTGCTGCGCCAGGTCACGTCCGGCCCCGACCCCTGGTTCGAGATGACGCAGCAGCAGGTCGGCGCCACCCGTTACGTCTTGTTGGGATTGGCGATAGCCCTGATGATGGTCTTCAGACCGCAAGGAATCCTCGGTAACAAGCGAGAGGTCCAGCTCGATGCCTGA
- a CDS encoding ABC transporter ATP-binding protein → MPDGRHTQPPGPDGPGSASEPGIGVDASTLVTEAAPATLAELKAFSAAERAELFAGVTAEPGSAKPDPIISVDNITRTFGGLKAVDVKHLEIQRGCITGLIGPNGAGKTTFFNLITGFDKPDTGSWSLNGKHMGRVVPHRVARNGMVRTFQLTKALSKLSVLDNVRLGARHQSGEHMLQALAPWTWRKQEAETTERAYELLKRFKLDAKADDYAGSLSGGQRKLLEMARALMTNPEVVMLDEPMAGVNPALTQSLLEHIKALRDEGMTVVFVEHDMDVIRDISDWVVVMAQGKVIAESLPGRLGDNPAVVDAYLGGHHDQALEFDEDGNPVGETAVLAEQVEAAIEETLHAGGDLSQPDPIAPSTSHGKKDKP, encoded by the coding sequence ATGCCTGACGGACGTCACACACAGCCCCCCGGTCCTGACGGTCCCGGATCGGCCTCCGAACCCGGCATCGGGGTGGATGCCTCGACGCTGGTCACCGAGGCGGCCCCGGCCACTCTTGCCGAGTTGAAGGCGTTCAGCGCGGCTGAGCGTGCCGAGCTCTTCGCCGGTGTCACCGCCGAACCGGGTTCGGCCAAACCCGACCCGATCATCTCGGTGGACAACATCACCCGGACATTCGGTGGCCTCAAAGCCGTCGATGTGAAGCATCTGGAGATCCAACGCGGATGCATCACGGGATTGATCGGCCCCAACGGGGCGGGCAAGACCACGTTCTTCAATTTGATCACCGGGTTCGACAAGCCCGACACGGGTAGCTGGTCGCTCAACGGCAAGCACATGGGAAGGGTTGTGCCGCACCGGGTTGCGCGCAACGGCATGGTGCGTACCTTCCAGCTCACCAAGGCGCTGTCAAAGTTGTCGGTACTCGACAACGTGCGGCTCGGTGCTCGCCACCAGAGCGGCGAGCACATGCTGCAGGCGTTGGCGCCGTGGACGTGGCGCAAGCAGGAGGCCGAAACCACCGAGCGCGCATACGAATTGCTCAAGCGGTTCAAGCTCGACGCCAAGGCCGACGACTACGCCGGTTCGCTGTCTGGTGGCCAGCGCAAGTTGCTGGAGATGGCACGCGCGTTGATGACCAATCCCGAGGTCGTCATGCTCGACGAACCGATGGCCGGGGTGAACCCGGCGTTGACCCAGAGCCTGCTCGAACACATCAAGGCGTTGCGCGACGAGGGTATGACCGTGGTGTTCGTCGAACACGACATGGACGTCATCCGCGACATCAGCGACTGGGTGGTGGTGATGGCACAGGGCAAGGTGATCGCCGAGTCGCTCCCCGGCCGCCTCGGCGACAACCCCGCGGTGGTCGATGCATATCTGGGCGGCCACCACGATCAAGCGCTCGAGTTCGACGAGGACGGTAACCCGGTCGGCGAAACCGCCGTGCTGGCAGAGCAGGTCGAGGCCGCGATCGAAGAGACCCTCCACGCCGGCGGGGACCTGTCGCAGCCCGACCCGATCGCTCCGTCCACCTCGCACGGAAAAAAGGACAAACCATGA